Proteins from one Pseudomonas bijieensis genomic window:
- a CDS encoding Glu/Leu/Phe/Val dehydrogenase family protein: MFALMQSSRLESLHLSVDPTTGLKAVIAIHCSRPGPALGGCRYLAYPDDESAVADAVRLAQGMSYKAALAGLPVGGGVAVIMRPAHVESRAALFEAFGRCIEQLDGRYITAIDSGTSVADMDCIAQQTRHVTSTTASGDPAPHAAMGVFAGIRATAMARLGSDNLESLRVAIQGLGNVGYALAEQLHAAGAELLVSDIDPGKVQLAMEQLGAHPIANDALLSTPCDILAPCGLGGVLNSHSVAQLRCSAVAGSAHNQLSNLQVADQLERRGILYAPDYVINSGGLIYVALKHRGEELSTITAHLSKIGARLTEVFAHAQAEKRSPARVADELAERLLYR, from the coding sequence ATGTTTGCTCTCATGCAAAGCTCCCGCCTTGAATCGCTGCACCTAAGCGTAGACCCGACGACCGGGTTGAAGGCGGTGATTGCCATTCATTGCAGCCGTCCCGGGCCCGCCCTGGGGGGCTGTCGTTATCTTGCCTACCCCGACGACGAAAGTGCCGTGGCTGACGCCGTGCGCCTGGCCCAAGGCATGAGCTATAAGGCGGCGCTGGCTGGCTTGCCTGTGGGCGGCGGGGTCGCGGTAATCATGCGTCCAGCCCATGTCGAGAGTCGGGCGGCGCTCTTCGAAGCCTTCGGTCGTTGTATCGAGCAATTGGACGGGCGCTACATCACCGCCATCGACAGCGGTACGTCGGTGGCCGACATGGATTGCATCGCCCAGCAGACTCGCCATGTCACCAGCACCACCGCCTCGGGAGACCCTGCGCCCCACGCGGCAATGGGCGTATTTGCCGGCATCCGTGCCACCGCCATGGCCCGCCTGGGCAGCGATAATCTCGAAAGCCTGCGGGTGGCGATCCAGGGCTTGGGCAATGTCGGTTATGCCCTGGCCGAACAGCTGCACGCGGCGGGCGCCGAACTGCTGGTCAGCGACATCGACCCAGGCAAGGTGCAATTGGCGATGGAGCAACTGGGCGCTCATCCGATCGCCAACGATGCGTTGCTCAGTACCCCTTGCGACATCCTTGCCCCTTGCGGCCTGGGCGGCGTGCTCAACAGCCACAGCGTGGCGCAACTGCGTTGCTCGGCCGTTGCCGGCTCGGCCCACAATCAGTTGAGCAACCTGCAAGTGGCCGACCAGTTGGAAAGACGTGGAATCCTCTATGCACCGGACTATGTGATTAACTCCGGCGGGCTGATCTACGTCGCGTTGAAGCATCGTGGCGAAGAACTGTCGACGATCACCGCGCATTTGTCGAAGATCGGCGCCCGGCTCACGGAAGTCTTCGCTCACGCCCAGGCGGAGAAGCGCTCACCGGCCCGGGTGGCCGATGAGCTGGCGGAGCGTTTGTTGTACCGCTGA